The Rhododendron vialii isolate Sample 1 chromosome 3a, ASM3025357v1 nucleotide sequence TAGAATAATTAATGTAATAACCTCAGCCCTTTTTTACCACGTGAGCTAACTTTTTTGCTTTCCTCAGAAACAAATATTCTTAGGTGGACAAGTCTGACCAGTGACCACCCCCTTAAAATTATTTCttgattatttttgtcattttcccACTCCCCTATACACCTATCTGGTCAAAGGAACTAGTCTCAGATCAGATAAATAGGCATCTATCTACTTCTCATTCAACAAATTAACACCAATatcacatagagagagagagagagagagagagagagagagagagatggatttgcAAAGGTCTGTGACATCGTATAGAAGATCAGGGTCGTCAGGGTTAGTTTGGGATGAAAAGCTATATTCAGGAGAACTCAAACGAGTTCCAAGGCCTAAAGATGAAGTTGATGATGatcaagaaaaaggagaaaccAAATCTTCAGTGCCAAACAGGCCTTCACAAGTTCGAGTGGAGCAACGACAACATAACAGTATGTATCGGACCATGAAGGAAGATAGGCCCACAAGGGAACCCCCTTCCCCAAAGGTCTCTGGTTGTGGGTTTTGCGGCATGTTT carries:
- the LOC131321357 gene encoding uncharacterized protein At1g15400, with translation MDLQRSVTSYRRSGSSGLVWDEKLYSGELKRVPRPKDEVDDDQEKGETKSSVPNRPSQVRVEQRQHNSMYRTMKEDRPTREPPSPKVSGCGFCGMFGNSKKTRNRNRANRKR